In Desulfobotulus mexicanus, the genomic window CCGCCAGAAGCACAAAAACAGGTGATGGATTTTGTTGCATTCCTTAAAACCCGGTACCCGGAAAAAAAGGAAAAAAAACAAAAAAAATCTCACCTTCTGGAAAAAGAGCCGTTTATAGGAATGTGGCAGGACAGAGAGGATATGAAGGACAGCTCTGAGTGGGTCCGGAATACGAGACAAAAAGAATGGAGTGGGAATGGACTTGATGAAAAGAACAGTTCTGGATACGGACATTCTCATTGATGCCGCAAAGGGGATAGATACGGCGGTGCAATGCCTTTTTTCACTTGAGAAAAATACAGGCGTTGCCATCAGTATTATTACATATATGGAACTGGTAGTAGGGTGCAGAAATAAAACAGAGCTGCGGAGCTTAGATCTTTTTCTGAAAAAATTCAAAGTCCTGCCATTGGATAACTCCGCTTGCGGCACAGCCCTGAGACTTCTGAAGCAATATCGCCTCAGCCATGGGCTTATGATTCCAGATGCCCTGATCGGGGCCACAGCCCTGACTTCGGACCTCCCTTTTATTTCAAAAAACCAAAAAGATTTTCGCTTTATTCCGGGACTGAACCTGCTCCCATACCCCGACTCAAAAAAAGAAGAGGAAATCAGAACCTGATTTCCTCTTTCTGCTTTAAAGTATTTTTACAAAGGTATAATAATACCCGCTTTCATGCCTGCAATAAATGATATCCATATCCACCACACGGCCATCCGCACGGGTGATATGCACGGTGCGACAGGCATAGCCCTCCCGCTCTACCTCCTCAAAAATGTCATCCCTCTGCTCGGGCTTCAGGTAGATGTCTCTGGCAAGATCCATTTTCTTCAGACTGTAGCCCAACAGCTCTTCCCAGAGTTCCCACTGGCAGTTTCGGATTCTTTTTCTGTCTGAAACCAGACGGATAACGTCTGTAACACCGTGCCTTTCCATCCACTCTTCGAATGCCTTGCGGATAAGGCTACTCACAAAAAAGAGGTTAGAAGTTTCCCTCTGCGCCTGTCGCCGCTCCTGACCGGAACGACGCTCCATGCCCACATTCTCCGGACACTGCCTGCGGTCTGAACCGCTGCGGCGTTCCATGGAAACTGCGAGGCCTTTGTGAGTCGCTGCTATTCCCCCGAGGCTTTTTTTCGGATTTCGGATTCAACCTGAAAGGTACTGGTTTTTAGGTCGGAGTTTTCCTGAAGGAGGGCTGTGATCATTTCCTGTTGTTTTTCTACGGTTGCCTGAAGCTTTTCAAGCTGAGATTCCTGCTTTTCCGAACGGAGCGTCTCCCTTTCCACAGTCTTGGCAAAAAGCTCCACCTGCCTTCGCAGGTCTGATATTCTTTCCTCATACATCTGCCTGATGGACTCATCCATAATCATCTTCCCCCCCACAGCCGGAGTATTCCCGTTGCAGGCATCCTGATCCTGACAGGAAACTGCGTCTGAATTTTCTTTAAATCCAAAAAGCTCATTAGGGGATATTTTTAAAAACTCACAAATGGCCGGAATCTTATCAGGTCTGGGCAGAGCGTTCCGGCTCCACCTGTATGCAGACGTGGGAGTATCTCCCGTAACAGCTGCCAGGTCCTGAGGGGAAACATTCAGCTTCTGCATCTGCCTGTTAATAATGCCGCATATGTGGTCTCGTGTATTCATATTCCCCTTATACAAAAAACGTAAAAAAAAATCTCAAACTTTACAATCGCAATAAAATGCTTTAG contains:
- a CDS encoding DUF2281 domain-containing protein encodes the protein MKDSALIREFVSLPPEAQKQVMDFVAFLKTRYPEKKEKKQKKSHLLEKEPFIGMWQDREDMKDSSEWVRNTRQKEWSGNGLDEKNSSGYGHSH
- a CDS encoding type II toxin-antitoxin system VapC family toxin encodes the protein MDLMKRTVLDTDILIDAAKGIDTAVQCLFSLEKNTGVAISIITYMELVVGCRNKTELRSLDLFLKKFKVLPLDNSACGTALRLLKQYRLSHGLMIPDALIGATALTSDLPFISKNQKDFRFIPGLNLLPYPDSKKEEEIRT
- a CDS encoding helix-turn-helix domain-containing protein; amino-acid sequence: MNTRDHICGIINRQMQKLNVSPQDLAAVTGDTPTSAYRWSRNALPRPDKIPAICEFLKISPNELFGFKENSDAVSCQDQDACNGNTPAVGGKMIMDESIRQMYEERISDLRRQVELFAKTVERETLRSEKQESQLEKLQATVEKQQEMITALLQENSDLKTSTFQVESEIRKKASGE